One region of Halomicrobium sp. LC1Hm genomic DNA includes:
- the dgoD gene encoding galactonate dehydratase, translated as MEITDYELYGVPPRWLFLRLETDEGVTGWGEPVVEGRAETVRAAVEEIMDSYLLGKDPRRIEDHWQAMYRGSFYRGGPILMSAIAGIDQALWDIKGKQYGLPVHELLGGRSRDKIRVYQWVGGNRPEELADEADQLVDAGYTALKMDATHQMRHIESRETIEEIVDRVEHVREAVGDHIDIGVDFRGRVSKSMAKTLTHRLSDLGLMFIEEPVLPENVEHLPAIAAQTRAPIAAGERLYSRWDFKRLFETGAIDVIQPDVSHAGGISEMVKIANTAETHDVAVAPNCPLGPIALAASLQVDTYVPNFFVQDHGFDIHLPASDRTHQYVTDDPFVFDDGYVEVLDDPGLGVNIDRSLVEERAEANVDWHNPIWRHEDGSIADW; from the coding sequence ATGGAAATCACGGACTACGAGCTGTACGGGGTACCGCCGCGGTGGCTGTTCCTGCGTCTGGAGACGGACGAGGGGGTCACCGGCTGGGGAGAGCCAGTCGTCGAGGGCCGAGCCGAGACCGTCAGGGCAGCCGTCGAGGAGATCATGGACTCGTACCTGCTGGGGAAAGACCCACGTCGCATCGAGGACCACTGGCAGGCGATGTATCGGGGGAGCTTCTACCGGGGCGGTCCGATCCTGATGAGCGCCATCGCTGGGATCGATCAGGCGCTGTGGGACATCAAGGGCAAGCAGTACGGGCTGCCGGTCCACGAACTGCTGGGCGGGCGCAGCCGAGACAAGATCAGAGTGTACCAGTGGGTCGGCGGCAACCGACCCGAGGAGCTGGCCGACGAGGCCGACCAGCTGGTCGACGCCGGCTACACGGCGCTGAAGATGGACGCGACCCACCAGATGCGCCACATCGAGTCACGGGAGACGATCGAGGAGATCGTCGATCGCGTCGAGCACGTCCGCGAGGCGGTCGGCGATCACATCGACATCGGCGTCGACTTCCGCGGGCGCGTCTCGAAGTCGATGGCGAAGACGCTGACCCACCGTCTCAGCGATCTCGGTCTGATGTTCATCGAGGAGCCGGTGTTGCCCGAGAACGTCGAGCACCTGCCGGCGATCGCCGCACAGACCCGCGCCCCGATCGCCGCGGGCGAACGGCTCTACTCCCGGTGGGACTTCAAACGGCTGTTCGAGACGGGAGCCATCGACGTGATCCAGCCGGACGTGTCCCACGCAGGCGGGATCTCCGAGATGGTCAAGATCGCCAACACCGCCGAGACCCACGACGTGGCCGTCGCACCAAACTGCCCGCTGGGCCCGATCGCGCTGGCGGCCTCGCTACAGGTCGACACCTACGTCCCGAACTTCTTCGTGCAGGACCACGGCTTCGACATCCACCTCCCCGCGTCCGATCGGACCCACCAGTACGTCACGGACGATCCGTTCGTGTTCGACGACGGCTACGTCGAGGTGTTGGACGATCCTGGACTGGGAGTCAACATCGATCGATCGCTCGTCGAGGAGCGTGCCGAGGCCAACGTCGACTGGCACAATCCAATATGGCGACACGAAGACGGGAGTATCGCCGACTGGTAA